Proteins encoded by one window of Cyanobium sp. NS01:
- a CDS encoding MoaD/ThiS family protein, with translation MPKPALGQSNAEQPLRVLLFASLRERAGWSERQLALPAREPVTALEIWEQLGLAEPEQPASRTSTPLRRGWPAGLRVAINQRFAAAEQPLQAGDELAFLPPISGG, from the coding sequence ATGCCGAAGCCAGCCCTGGGTCAGAGCAACGCGGAGCAACCGCTGCGGGTGCTGCTGTTCGCCTCACTGCGGGAGCGGGCCGGCTGGAGCGAACGGCAACTGGCCCTGCCGGCACGGGAGCCGGTCACGGCCCTGGAGATCTGGGAGCAGCTGGGACTCGCTGAGCCGGAACAACCAGCCTCCAGAACCTCCACCCCTCTCCGCCGGGGCTGGCCGGCCGGTCTGCGCGTTGCCATCAACCAGCGCTTCGCCGCGGCGGAGCAGCCCCTGCAGGCGGGCGACGAGCTGGCCTTCCTGCCGCCGATCAGCGGAGGTTGA